A part of Bdellovibrionales bacterium genomic DNA contains:
- the ruvC gene encoding crossover junction endodeoxyribonuclease RuvC has protein sequence MSLIIGLDPGSQCTGYGILKLDDGSQLQYRGHGTLIPPRGLEFAARLHSLYEMLDEVFSRWNPSEVIIEKVFLGPNVDSAFKLGHARGLCLAVASRYRCRIREMAPRAVKKAVTGYGAASKDQVSLAIVSWLGLQTRGISHDATDALALAVARGLLLESEDRLSQLMKENP, from the coding sequence GTGAGTCTCATTATCGGATTGGATCCCGGAAGTCAGTGCACTGGTTACGGGATTCTCAAGTTGGACGATGGTTCTCAGCTTCAGTACCGAGGTCATGGGACCTTAATTCCTCCTCGAGGCTTGGAGTTTGCTGCAAGGCTCCATTCTCTGTATGAAATGTTAGATGAAGTTTTTTCCCGCTGGAATCCCTCGGAAGTCATCATTGAAAAAGTTTTTTTGGGGCCGAACGTGGACAGTGCTTTCAAACTCGGACATGCCAGGGGTCTCTGTTTGGCCGTGGCCTCGCGGTATCGATGTCGGATTCGAGAAATGGCCCCTAGAGCCGTAAAAAAAGCCGTGACCGGGTACGGAGCAGCCAGTAAGGATCAGGTGTCATTGGCTATTGTCAGTTGGCTCGGCTTGCAGACCCGGGGTATTTCTCACGATGCCACCGATGCTCTCGCTCTTGCTGTGGCACGCGGTCTTCTCTTGGAAAGTGAAGATCGATTGAGCCAACTGATGAAGGAGAATCCATGA
- the ruvA gene encoding Holliday junction branch migration protein RuvA encodes MIAFLRGEILSQDAEGIVLDVRGVGYELHCSQSTLDELAGQSGAVEIFVYTHLRAEALQLYGFAQMSEKQLFLSLTRVNGIGPKMAIRILSGAKTGEIVGMIEEGDAKSLASLPKVGKKTAEQIVLTLKGKLVLNCGEVGGRSNSSVRQEILSALVNLGYRSHDVEKAVAQLDTKTDVQNGVREGLRILSANF; translated from the coding sequence ATGATTGCGTTTCTAAGAGGTGAAATTCTTTCCCAGGATGCGGAAGGCATTGTTTTAGATGTACGGGGAGTTGGTTATGAACTCCACTGTTCGCAGAGCACCTTAGACGAGTTAGCTGGTCAATCAGGAGCTGTGGAGATCTTTGTATATACTCATTTGCGGGCAGAGGCCTTGCAGCTCTATGGGTTTGCTCAAATGAGTGAAAAGCAGCTTTTTCTTTCCTTAACAAGAGTCAACGGCATTGGTCCTAAGATGGCAATCAGAATTCTCAGTGGAGCCAAGACGGGAGAGATTGTTGGGATGATTGAGGAAGGGGACGCAAAGAGTTTGGCGAGTTTGCCAAAAGTAGGAAAGAAAACGGCTGAGCAAATAGTTCTCACTTTAAAGGGGAAACTGGTATTGAACTGTGGCGAAGTCGGTGGTCGGTCCAATTCGAGCGTTCGTCAGGAAATACTCTCAGCTTTGGTTAACCTGGGCTATCGTTCTCACGATGTTGAAAAAGCAGTCGCGCAATTGGATACCAAGACAGACGTGCAGAATGGGGTTCGTGAAGGTTTGCGAATCCTTTCAGCGAATTTTTAA
- the ruvB gene encoding Holliday junction branch migration DNA helicase RuvB — protein MLETIQDRMIDGQANETDPPLDKALRPIRFEDFPGQDKVKEKLQVFVSSAKKREEPLDHTLLCGPPGLGKTTLAYIIAKTMGVEIRATSGPALYRKGDLAAILTSLRPHSVFFIDEIHRLSRDVEEYLYSAMEDFHLDIISGEGLGARTMRFKLAPFTLVGATTRAGLLKAPFRDRFGIVERLNFYDKESLRQILARSASLLKIELTEDGSMEISRRSRGTPRIANRLLRRVRDYAEVEGNGTIDGELARYGLDRLEVDQLGLDNMDRRILHLIHHKFQGGPVGIDTMAAALSEESDTLEEVYEPFLIQEGLLLKTPRGRVITETSRKHLEKMEPDEFLSR, from the coding sequence GTGTTGGAAACGATTCAAGATCGAATGATAGATGGTCAGGCAAATGAGACGGATCCGCCTCTGGATAAGGCCTTGCGTCCCATTCGATTTGAGGATTTTCCCGGGCAAGACAAGGTGAAAGAAAAACTACAAGTCTTTGTCTCCTCAGCCAAAAAGCGCGAAGAGCCACTGGATCACACTTTGTTATGTGGCCCCCCTGGCTTGGGAAAAACCACCTTGGCTTACATCATTGCAAAAACGATGGGAGTTGAAATCCGAGCCACAAGTGGACCAGCTTTGTATCGAAAAGGAGACCTTGCAGCGATATTGACGAGTCTTCGACCGCATTCTGTTTTTTTTATTGATGAAATCCACCGACTCAGTCGCGATGTGGAGGAATATCTTTACAGTGCCATGGAGGATTTCCATTTGGATATTATATCAGGCGAAGGACTCGGCGCCCGAACGATGCGTTTCAAGTTGGCTCCTTTTACTCTTGTGGGTGCCACAACACGAGCGGGCTTGTTAAAGGCACCTTTTCGCGATCGGTTTGGGATTGTTGAACGTTTGAACTTTTATGACAAAGAGTCGCTCCGGCAAATCTTGGCTCGTTCGGCCTCGCTTTTGAAAATTGAGCTGACTGAAGATGGCTCGATGGAGATTTCTCGACGGAGTCGTGGAACTCCACGAATTGCAAATCGCCTCTTGAGGCGAGTGCGCGATTATGCGGAGGTCGAAGGCAACGGCACGATTGATGGGGAACTTGCCCGCTATGGTCTTGACCGCCTCGAGGTAGACCAATTGGGTTTGGACAATATGGACCGCAGAATACTTCATTTGATTCACCATAAGTTTCAGGGAGGTCCTGTCGGGATCGATACCATGGCGGCAGCGCTCTCTGAAGAGTCCGATACCTTGGAAGAAGTCTACGAGCCCTTCCTGATTCAAGAGGGCCTTCTCCTCAAAACTCCGCGCGGTCGGGTGATTACTGAGACGTCTCGCAAGCATCTGGAAAAAATGGAGCCGGACGAATTTTTGAGTCGATAG
- a CDS encoding UDP-3-O-acyl-N-acetylglucosamine deacetylase, whose translation MFLQRTIRKRVEVRGIGLHSGKPALLTFCPAPEGTGIYFVRRDLPGSPAISTQAKYVQATTMATTLGGRAFSVSTVEHCLSALAAFRIDNLFIELSGTEIPIGDGSASIFLDALLESGVVEQQQPRKYAYINQAIYYGDDDKHAYVVPYNGLRVTCTIDFPHPKIGRQTLDLDINEHSFAREIARARTFGFLKDVEVMRERGLALGGSLENAVVLDSHDIINPEGLRFPDEFVRHKILDALGDLVTLGMPLMGHLVLYRAGHDVMNRLVRTIIDSPDHYRHIELGADLPEDIMVGRHLWAFS comes from the coding sequence ATGTTTTTACAGAGAACAATTCGCAAGCGAGTGGAAGTGAGGGGAATTGGCCTTCATTCGGGAAAGCCTGCACTCTTAACCTTTTGTCCAGCTCCGGAGGGAACTGGAATTTATTTTGTGCGAAGGGATCTTCCGGGAAGTCCGGCGATTTCAACGCAAGCAAAATATGTTCAAGCCACGACAATGGCGACGACTCTTGGTGGTCGTGCTTTTTCTGTTTCTACAGTTGAGCATTGTTTGTCCGCCCTGGCGGCTTTTCGTATCGATAATCTTTTTATTGAGTTGAGCGGTACCGAGATCCCCATTGGGGATGGAAGTGCGAGTATTTTTCTCGATGCTTTGTTGGAATCGGGAGTGGTGGAGCAGCAGCAACCGAGAAAATACGCCTATATTAATCAGGCGATTTATTATGGGGACGATGACAAGCATGCCTATGTTGTTCCTTACAATGGGCTTCGTGTCACTTGTACGATTGATTTCCCCCATCCGAAGATCGGTCGTCAGACTTTAGATTTGGACATCAACGAGCACTCGTTTGCTCGTGAAATTGCCAGAGCCCGAACTTTCGGTTTTTTAAAGGATGTGGAGGTCATGCGGGAGCGGGGCCTTGCTCTTGGGGGAAGCCTTGAAAATGCTGTCGTCCTGGATTCTCATGATATTATTAATCCCGAGGGGCTGCGATTTCCTGATGAGTTTGTCCGCCATAAGATTCTTGATGCTTTGGGAGACCTGGTGACATTGGGGATGCCGCTGATGGGTCATTTGGTACTTTACAGAGCTGGACATGACGTGATGAATCGTCTGGTGAGGACCATCATAGATTCTCCGGATCACTATCGGCACATTGAATTAGGGGCCGATCTTCCTGAAGACATCATGGTGGGTCGTCACTTATGGGCATTCTCTTGA
- the ald gene encoding alanine dehydrogenase, with translation MIVGIPKEIKISENRVGMTEAGVRQLVQEGHTLLVENNAGLGSLITNEQYEKVGAKIVGSIKDIYGKSDMVVKVKEPLPDEYDLLRPDQILYTYLHLAAEPKLTKVLVEKRVKAVAYETIQDSFGNLPLLTPMSEVAGRMATQIGAFYLQKDHGGKGILLGGVTGTHAGKVTIIGGGVVGTNAAKMAVGLGAEVTVLDVNHKRLEYLDDIFKGRVQTLHSNSQNIESSTSQSDLLIGGILVTGSKAPKLVTKEMIATMSRGSVVVDVAVDQGGCIETCRPTSHTHPTYEVDGVIHYCVPNMPGVVARTSTYALTNATFRYASMLARMGVEEAISKDPALYKGLNVYGGYVSYEPVARDLGMEYRPFRL, from the coding sequence ATGATTGTTGGTATTCCAAAAGAAATTAAGATTAGCGAAAACAGGGTGGGGATGACGGAGGCGGGTGTTCGTCAGCTCGTTCAAGAGGGGCACACTCTTCTTGTAGAAAACAATGCCGGACTGGGCAGTTTGATTACGAACGAACAATACGAAAAGGTGGGAGCCAAGATCGTTGGATCGATAAAGGACATCTACGGTAAATCCGATATGGTTGTGAAAGTAAAAGAGCCACTTCCAGATGAATATGACTTGTTACGTCCCGATCAGATTCTCTACACCTACCTGCACCTGGCAGCGGAACCAAAATTAACAAAAGTCTTAGTTGAAAAACGAGTGAAGGCAGTCGCCTACGAAACCATTCAAGACTCCTTCGGGAATCTTCCCTTATTGACTCCAATGAGCGAAGTTGCTGGACGAATGGCGACGCAGATTGGCGCTTTTTATTTACAGAAAGATCATGGAGGTAAAGGTATTTTGCTGGGTGGAGTTACTGGCACTCACGCTGGGAAAGTCACCATTATTGGGGGCGGAGTGGTCGGAACCAACGCAGCCAAAATGGCAGTTGGCTTAGGTGCCGAGGTGACTGTTCTGGATGTGAATCACAAACGGCTTGAGTATCTTGATGATATTTTTAAAGGTCGTGTTCAGACCCTTCATTCAAATTCCCAAAACATTGAGAGCAGCACTTCTCAAAGTGATCTTTTAATTGGCGGGATTTTAGTGACAGGTAGCAAAGCTCCAAAACTTGTCACCAAGGAAATGATTGCGACAATGTCCCGTGGAAGCGTGGTTGTCGACGTGGCCGTTGATCAGGGTGGATGCATTGAAACCTGCCGTCCGACCTCTCACACTCATCCGACTTATGAAGTGGATGGAGTTATTCATTATTGTGTCCCAAATATGCCTGGTGTCGTCGCGAGAACATCTACTTACGCACTAACAAATGCCACATTTCGTTATGCCTCTATGTTGGCGCGGATGGGTGTCGAAGAGGCCATTTCCAAAGATCCAGCTCTTTATAAGGGGCTGAACGTCTATGGAGGCTACGTTTCTTACGAACCCGTCGCCCGTGATTTGGGAATGGAATACCGTCCGTTTCGTCTCTGA
- a CDS encoding hydrolase, which produces MGNRSLASLSLILLVLLVPVVLQNESFPRWILWNIGQGQFLTFSDPQTCWHFDMGGDKAPWPEITRECQGKSNRLSLSHWDWDHISLVSKGKAVFTQFCVDREPLGPPPSPNKAEVLKGTKPCLDLPHSLIEISWRGPKQKTSNELSRVYYSPQDKILIPGDSPSNQERFWAIQNQFKISQTKFLVLGHHGSATSTSALLLNYLPQLKMGLVSARKNRYGHPHPKIVQRCRQKGIPLIQTEYWGHLVIPARLIPTFRTSPNQRRNGRYSIPKSRATGS; this is translated from the coding sequence GTGGGAAATCGTTCGCTTGCGTCGCTCAGTTTAATCCTTCTGGTTCTTTTGGTACCAGTAGTGCTCCAAAATGAAAGCTTTCCAAGGTGGATTCTATGGAATATCGGACAGGGACAATTTCTGACCTTCTCTGATCCTCAAACCTGCTGGCACTTTGATATGGGTGGCGACAAGGCTCCTTGGCCCGAAATCACAAGAGAATGCCAAGGCAAGTCGAATCGCCTCTCCCTCTCCCATTGGGACTGGGACCACATTTCATTGGTCAGCAAAGGGAAAGCAGTTTTCACTCAATTTTGTGTCGATCGGGAACCATTGGGGCCCCCTCCCTCTCCGAACAAAGCTGAAGTCCTTAAAGGTACAAAGCCCTGTTTAGATCTTCCACACTCCTTGATCGAGATATCATGGAGAGGTCCAAAGCAAAAAACCAGCAATGAACTCAGTCGCGTGTACTATAGCCCTCAAGACAAAATTCTCATCCCAGGAGATTCACCGTCAAACCAAGAGAGGTTTTGGGCGATTCAAAATCAATTCAAGATATCACAAACCAAATTTCTCGTTCTTGGTCACCACGGAAGCGCAACCAGCACATCGGCGCTTCTACTCAACTACCTCCCCCAATTGAAAATGGGCCTTGTGAGCGCCAGGAAAAATCGCTACGGACACCCGCACCCAAAAATAGTTCAACGATGCCGCCAAAAGGGAATCCCCCTTATTCAGACTGAATACTGGGGACATCTCGTTATTCCAGCGAGACTAATTCCCACATTTAGGACATCACCCAATCAGAGACGAAACGGACGGTATTCCATTCCCAAATCACGGGCGACGGGTTCGTAA
- a CDS encoding ComEC/Rec2 family competence protein, producing MTSYLTKASQTSHLLCISRVPDSQYSNLYQALCCGAAIPQNSPVMLLFRHLGLVHLLVVSGLHLVLIEKAIVLALGWAGPVAKKSYLFLLPFVFICRFQPPVVRAFLQICVGKLNSSFHLFWGRSLLTLISGVIGVVLFPQWLISLSFQLSFGASLIACLPISNWKKAIAFYIGLSPFLATLGAAHPFSLLVNIALTLIAAVPLLVISWTIWFFPPLESLLSRLTRVILSILDQVAQWIPLPLQPVRIQLNHWSWAWLLFLFGVCFAWEIVRLRRSV from the coding sequence ATGACTAGCTATTTAACAAAAGCTTCTCAAACCTCACATTTGTTGTGCATAAGTAGAGTCCCGGATTCACAATACTCAAATCTCTACCAAGCCCTCTGCTGCGGAGCAGCTATTCCTCAGAACTCACCGGTAATGTTGCTTTTTCGCCATCTGGGGCTCGTTCATCTACTGGTTGTATCGGGACTCCACTTGGTCTTAATCGAAAAGGCGATTGTTCTTGCCCTCGGTTGGGCGGGCCCAGTAGCTAAAAAATCCTATCTTTTTCTATTACCCTTTGTTTTCATTTGCAGGTTTCAACCACCAGTTGTTCGCGCCTTCCTTCAGATTTGTGTTGGAAAATTAAATTCAAGCTTTCATTTGTTTTGGGGTCGCTCCCTTCTGACTTTGATATCGGGAGTGATAGGTGTCGTTTTGTTCCCTCAATGGCTCATATCCCTATCTTTCCAATTGAGTTTTGGAGCTTCCCTCATAGCCTGTCTTCCCATTTCAAATTGGAAAAAAGCGATCGCATTTTATATTGGGCTGTCTCCGTTCTTAGCCACCCTGGGAGCCGCACACCCTTTCAGTTTACTTGTAAACATTGCTCTCACCCTAATTGCCGCAGTGCCCCTACTTGTAATTTCATGGACCATTTGGTTTTTTCCACCTCTTGAGAGTCTCCTCAGCAGACTTACAAGAGTTATTCTCTCGATTCTTGATCAAGTGGCTCAATGGATTCCCCTCCCTCTTCAACCCGTTCGCATTCAACTCAATCATTGGTCATGGGCTTGGCTGCTATTTCTTTTTGGAGTCTGTTTTGCGTGGGAAATCGTTCGCTTGCGTCGCTCAGTTTAA
- a CDS encoding tetratricopeptide repeat protein, protein MCSRFTVVMVLALSAYGGNIAAAFSQKAVGLTDDNKSTQIVNPKPNNVFRNENLILNEMASQKNRKTADGVLNNETLRDRKKVRLIEQYEKMGEDDLYARVIESFRSKDKTALSASAEMIRRKFPSSLHVDNSIYFMALLDMQDNSFVPALRKFESVIQDFPAGNKRVSALFAKAVLYKKLNLVDQSQTVLNQVIREYPGSPESQRSVIELKLLSSANH, encoded by the coding sequence ATGTGCTCAAGATTTACAGTGGTCATGGTTTTGGCACTGAGTGCGTACGGAGGGAATATTGCCGCAGCCTTTTCACAGAAAGCTGTGGGGTTAACTGATGACAATAAATCCACTCAAATTGTGAACCCGAAGCCGAACAATGTATTCAGGAACGAGAACCTTATATTGAATGAGATGGCGTCTCAAAAGAATCGGAAGACTGCAGATGGCGTCTTGAACAATGAGACTCTTCGGGACCGAAAGAAGGTTCGCCTCATCGAGCAATATGAGAAAATGGGGGAAGATGATCTTTATGCTAGAGTTATTGAGTCATTTCGCAGCAAGGACAAAACTGCATTATCTGCATCAGCCGAGATGATACGAAGAAAATTTCCTTCGAGCTTGCATGTTGATAATTCAATTTACTTTATGGCTCTGTTGGATATGCAAGATAATTCTTTTGTACCGGCGCTGAGAAAATTTGAATCGGTTATTCAAGATTTTCCAGCAGGGAATAAAAGGGTTTCTGCTCTTTTTGCGAAAGCAGTTTTATATAAAAAGCTAAATTTGGTTGATCAGAGTCAAACGGTTTTAAACCAGGTGATTAGAGAATATCCTGGTAGTCCTGAGTCCCAACGTTCTGTCATCGAATTGAAGCTTTTGAGTTCGGCCAATCATTGA
- a CDS encoding LysM peptidoglycan-binding domain-containing protein — protein MVLLRRGSHFFISAAIFFQGFSFGKAHARLGQSDFSAKKETRTRVSSGTAVAASEFSDDNEMELEPSDGNELSPVESAEPDEGSTVADDLPPAEDDSVSESDKSSEGQQDSGGSFDDPDLAYEARLYDIFINYNSEATSPEQWKVIVGARETEIYPIQKGDNLWEISKTLFSDGYFWPKVWSINSSITNPHVIEPGRRIRFVPGDDSQAPAFNLTEGGEDVDESTEPAESQGKEANGEKADGTPNSPENEEGDLIKPVLPARATPKAGDDDLDIPPPEKVSRPVIRKFPPSLPDWQNDNILGVYDSLGISFGKRSDLHLITSFELINYLVEEFPESFGEVKEVESGGLSAASFQHIYVQVNRGQARVGDKLLVIKNTGLLQRPNDFVEKLSFYGHGVEIQGEIALLENVQSKEYSTETELFRALVIKAVNPIDVGSKVLRGAIEKVNLRSTNQRSSVVAQIIGGMSSSKRQTFYPQSIAFLNRGSKDGLKVGDVLPIRSNRLLRFQNSIVDENSRPSGWLKIAHITPRFSTAVILKTFEEIYAGDFTGRGKTISGSGKETKSQGTTPEDLSAEALTESESKN, from the coding sequence ATGGTTTTGTTGCGACGAGGCTCTCATTTTTTTATTTCAGCGGCAATTTTTTTTCAGGGATTCTCCTTTGGTAAAGCCCATGCCAGGCTTGGCCAGTCGGATTTTTCTGCAAAGAAAGAGACGAGGACAAGGGTTTCATCTGGAACAGCGGTAGCGGCGAGTGAATTTTCGGATGACAACGAAATGGAACTGGAACCATCTGATGGAAACGAGTTATCGCCTGTTGAGAGCGCTGAACCAGATGAGGGCTCAACAGTCGCAGATGATTTGCCCCCTGCCGAAGATGATTCAGTTTCAGAGTCAGACAAATCAAGCGAGGGCCAGCAAGATTCTGGTGGATCATTTGATGATCCGGATCTGGCTTATGAGGCTCGTCTCTATGATATTTTTATTAATTATAATAGTGAGGCGACCTCACCCGAGCAGTGGAAGGTCATAGTCGGGGCGCGGGAGACTGAAATCTACCCTATTCAGAAAGGGGACAACCTTTGGGAAATTTCAAAAACCTTATTTAGTGATGGATATTTTTGGCCAAAGGTATGGTCGATCAACAGTTCAATTACCAATCCTCATGTGATTGAGCCCGGTCGGAGAATTCGATTTGTACCAGGCGATGATTCGCAAGCTCCTGCATTTAATTTGACGGAGGGAGGCGAAGACGTCGATGAATCAACAGAGCCAGCTGAAAGTCAAGGCAAAGAGGCTAATGGAGAAAAGGCCGATGGAACACCAAATAGTCCCGAAAATGAAGAGGGGGATTTGATTAAACCGGTGCTTCCTGCTCGAGCGACTCCAAAGGCAGGCGACGATGACCTTGATATTCCTCCTCCAGAAAAAGTGAGCCGTCCAGTGATAAGGAAGTTTCCTCCGAGTTTGCCTGATTGGCAAAATGACAATATTCTTGGGGTTTATGATTCTCTTGGAATCAGTTTCGGAAAACGAAGTGATCTGCATTTGATCACGAGTTTCGAATTGATCAATTATCTCGTTGAAGAGTTTCCAGAATCCTTTGGAGAGGTCAAAGAAGTTGAATCTGGTGGTCTTTCTGCGGCGAGTTTTCAGCATATTTATGTGCAGGTAAATAGAGGTCAGGCTCGCGTGGGAGACAAGCTCTTGGTTATCAAAAATACGGGGCTATTACAAAGACCGAACGACTTTGTGGAAAAGCTTTCCTTTTATGGCCATGGAGTTGAGATTCAGGGAGAAATTGCTTTGCTTGAAAATGTTCAAAGCAAGGAATATTCAACTGAAACAGAATTGTTTCGTGCTCTTGTGATCAAGGCCGTCAATCCGATTGATGTTGGATCAAAAGTGCTCAGAGGAGCAATTGAAAAAGTCAATTTAAGATCAACTAATCAACGGAGTTCTGTCGTTGCCCAGATAATAGGCGGTATGTCCAGCTCGAAGCGCCAGACATTTTATCCTCAGTCCATTGCTTTCCTAAATCGTGGTTCCAAAGATGGTCTGAAGGTAGGAGATGTTCTGCCGATTCGGTCCAATCGCTTGCTGCGTTTTCAGAACTCGATAGTTGATGAGAATAGCCGTCCCAGCGGATGGTTGAAAATCGCTCATATTACCCCGCGTTTTTCTACAGCGGTCATATTAAAGACGTTTGAGGAAATCTATGCTGGAGATTTCACAGGCAGGGGTAAAACTATCAGTGGTTCTGGGAAGGAGACAAAGAGTCAGGGAACTACTCCAGAGGATTTGTCGGCAGAGGCTTTGACGGAGTCGGAGTCAAAAAATTAA
- a CDS encoding DNA-processing protein DprA produces the protein MYNIDRWALAFLVWSNFPVLPIEFVGLREKLRDVAPVDWGKLEIWSLLQREFFVVQPFWYEQLPPFVDRAQSLQLQLLLFGEAGYPRMFYELSLPPLAMTWLGQSSWQEGGHFAVVGSREITPQSKRWMEIHLPKVLNQYPFLLLSGGARGTDQAAHAICLRLQMATVCFLPSGLLNPYPQEIKKWLSAIVDGGGAVVSPFAPLQGMRKQFFYLRNQLIASLSGLVLAIDGRRRSGTMITARAAMEMGRAVAILPQHPLHSNSLGGLDLLYDGAFPLRDHLDLEALCRLYVKRL, from the coding sequence ATGTACAATATCGACAGGTGGGCCCTCGCTTTTTTAGTATGGTCAAATTTTCCAGTTCTTCCTATTGAATTCGTCGGCTTGCGAGAAAAGCTCAGAGATGTGGCCCCAGTCGACTGGGGAAAACTTGAAATTTGGTCTTTGTTACAACGGGAATTTTTTGTGGTTCAACCATTTTGGTATGAGCAACTACCGCCCTTTGTGGACAGGGCTCAATCTCTTCAACTTCAATTGTTACTTTTCGGTGAGGCTGGCTATCCTCGGATGTTCTACGAACTGAGTCTGCCTCCTTTAGCGATGACTTGGTTAGGTCAATCTAGCTGGCAGGAGGGTGGCCATTTTGCGGTCGTTGGAAGTCGTGAAATCACCCCTCAATCAAAGCGTTGGATGGAAATACATTTGCCGAAGGTTCTTAATCAATATCCCTTCTTGCTTCTGAGCGGGGGCGCTCGCGGCACAGATCAGGCCGCACACGCCATTTGCCTAAGATTACAGATGGCCACGGTTTGCTTTTTGCCAAGCGGCCTTTTAAACCCGTATCCTCAGGAAATCAAAAAGTGGCTCAGCGCCATTGTTGATGGAGGAGGGGCAGTCGTAAGTCCATTTGCACCACTTCAAGGGATGCGCAAACAATTTTTTTATTTGAGAAACCAGCTCATTGCGAGTCTTTCAGGATTGGTTCTGGCTATTGATGGTCGACGCCGAAGTGGAACCATGATTACAGCACGTGCGGCGATGGAAATGGGGAGAGCCGTAGCTATCTTGCCGCAGCATCCACTTCACTCCAATTCATTGGGTGGACTTGATTTGCTTTACGACGGAGCTTTTCCGTTGCGAGATCACTTGGACTTAGAGGCACTTTGTCGGTTGTACGTAAAGCGGTTGTAA
- a CDS encoding LptF/LptG family permease, translated as MVPGLILGAVVFIFILLMFQTLRLTEFVLVHGVRLYDVLQMMFFLCISFLPIILPMSLLFAVLLTYSRMSGDSEIVAMKSLGLNLKHLSVPAIILGILTASVSAETAFYLAPWGNRQFELMITALSRLKASATIREGVFSEGFFDMVIYASQVNSKEGRLNKVFIFDERDSTSPLTIIAKEGQILQSQQKDGNAALLRLIDGDIHRTNDAAYTKIHFKSYDINLFDPANVEEKKKSLLSYSLKDIRSELSETNLNQEQRRKLEIEFHRRSALSAACLIFALLGMGFGISTNRRSAQGSSFAICLGVIVSYWIVYISLENMAKNSSLPVPPVIWLTNLIFLGLSFWTLRRAAKS; from the coding sequence ATGGTGCCAGGCCTCATTTTGGGCGCTGTCGTTTTCATTTTTATTCTGCTCATGTTCCAGACCCTGCGCTTGACCGAATTTGTCCTTGTTCACGGGGTCAGACTTTATGACGTTTTGCAGATGATGTTTTTCCTTTGCATTAGCTTCTTGCCTATTATTCTTCCGATGAGCCTCCTCTTCGCTGTCCTTCTCACCTACAGCCGCATGAGTGGAGACTCTGAAATCGTAGCAATGAAGAGTCTCGGATTGAATTTAAAACACCTCAGTGTTCCAGCAATAATACTAGGAATACTCACTGCCTCTGTGTCGGCAGAAACCGCATTCTATTTGGCCCCTTGGGGCAATCGCCAATTTGAGCTGATGATAACGGCTTTGAGTCGACTCAAAGCCAGCGCAACTATTCGAGAGGGAGTTTTTTCTGAGGGCTTCTTTGATATGGTGATCTACGCGAGTCAGGTCAACTCGAAAGAGGGTCGCCTCAATAAAGTTTTCATATTTGACGAGCGCGATTCCACTTCCCCCCTCACAATTATTGCAAAAGAAGGCCAGATTCTTCAGAGCCAACAGAAAGACGGAAATGCGGCGCTGCTCCGCTTGATTGATGGAGACATTCATCGAACAAATGATGCTGCCTATACCAAAATCCACTTCAAATCCTATGATATCAATCTATTTGATCCGGCCAATGTTGAAGAAAAGAAAAAATCCCTGCTTTCATATTCCTTAAAGGACATTCGCTCTGAACTCAGCGAAACAAATCTAAATCAAGAACAAAGGCGCAAGCTTGAAATTGAATTTCATCGACGATCCGCCCTCTCGGCAGCCTGCCTCATTTTCGCCTTGCTCGGCATGGGGTTTGGCATTTCAACAAATCGACGATCAGCACAGGGCAGTAGTTTTGCCATTTGTCTTGGAGTCATTGTGAGCTATTGGATTGTTTATATTTCTTTGGAGAATATGGCGAAGAATAGCTCTTTACCTGTCCCTCCTGTCATTTGGCTGACAAACTTGATCTTTCTTGGACTTAGCTTTTGGACTTTGCGACGAGCGGCTAAGAGTTAA